One Roseomonas sp. OT10 DNA window includes the following coding sequences:
- a CDS encoding glutathione S-transferase N-terminal domain-containing protein: protein MPDLSSYPITERWPASNPDLLQLYAAPTPNGVKVSIMLEETGLPYEPHFIDISKNETKDPAFVSLNPNGRIPAIIDPSGPDGEPLGVWESGAILVYLAEKTGRLIPPGQARRYEVLSWVFFQMSAIGPMFGQLGFFLRWGGKDYEDKRPQQRFADESKRLLGILDRQLDGREWIVDDYSIADIATLGWVNALVGTYDAGDLLRIADHRNVRGWLDRGLARPAVQRGLVIPARPA, encoded by the coding sequence ATGCCAGACCTTTCGTCATATCCGATCACCGAGCGCTGGCCTGCCTCCAATCCTGATCTCCTGCAACTCTATGCGGCGCCCACGCCCAACGGCGTCAAGGTGTCCATCATGCTTGAGGAGACCGGGCTGCCATACGAGCCGCACTTTATCGACATCAGCAAAAACGAGACCAAAGACCCCGCATTCGTGTCGCTGAACCCAAACGGGCGGATCCCTGCGATCATCGATCCGTCAGGCCCCGATGGTGAGCCGCTCGGGGTTTGGGAGTCCGGTGCGATCCTCGTTTACCTTGCCGAGAAGACGGGCCGGCTGATCCCACCGGGACAAGCCAGGCGCTATGAGGTGCTGAGCTGGGTATTCTTCCAGATGTCTGCGATCGGCCCGATGTTCGGTCAGCTGGGCTTCTTCCTGCGCTGGGGCGGAAAGGACTACGAAGACAAGCGGCCTCAGCAACGGTTCGCCGACGAGTCGAAGCGCCTGCTGGGAATCTTGGATCGCCAGCTTGATGGGCGCGAGTGGATCGTCGACGACTATTCCATCGCCGACATCGCGACGCTCGGCTGGGTCAATGCCCTGGTCGGCACCTATGACGCCGGCGACCTGTTGCGCATCGCCGATCATCGGAACGTCCGGGGTTGGTTGGATCGCGGCCTCGCTCGACCAGCCGTGCAGCGGGGCCTGGTCATCCCGGCGAGGCCCGCATGA
- a CDS encoding AzlD domain-containing protein yields the protein MSASHWAVVGLLVVAAFAIRVAGLIAGERIRVSRQAWVLDELPGLIVVSLVASSLIGQPPPTWIAAGVALGAAIATNQVIVAMVLGMLAYAGLGWLGS from the coding sequence ATGAGCGCTTCGCACTGGGCTGTCGTCGGTTTGCTCGTCGTGGCTGCGTTTGCGATCCGGGTCGCCGGGTTGATTGCCGGTGAGCGAATTAGGGTTTCCAGGCAGGCTTGGGTTCTGGACGAGTTGCCTGGGCTGATCGTGGTCAGCTTGGTCGCTTCGTCGTTGATCGGTCAGCCACCTCCAACCTGGATCGCGGCCGGTGTCGCGCTGGGTGCAGCGATCGCCACGAACCAGGTCATCGTGGCGATGGTATTGGGAATGCTCGCCTACGCAGGTCTGGGGTGGCTTGGCTCGTAA
- a CDS encoding magnesium and cobalt transport protein CorA produces the protein MSVIAAYYYNEGRRIREVAIDERIELDKNRSGFCWIGLSEPSVSELRALQATYNLHPLAIDNAMHPMCPPKLEVYNGELYVVAQTAELVGDRIRYGKTAIFTGHNHLITVRHGNAGALGNLREQLEGSPAQFGKGVDYVLHAILHRIVDQYLPIFEMIEDDVLAMERRSLDDFLGREEVARIFGLRCELTRFQRTLGAMAELVRKLVRGHFPCISAEVRPYFNDVADHVDRVQSMVDGLLQVLSTVFEFSSLLEAQRTGVITRQLAAWAAILAVPTAIAGIYGMNFRNMPELDTAYGYFVVLGLMLTFCLFLFVRFKRAKWL, from the coding sequence ATGAGCGTCATCGCCGCTTATTATTACAACGAGGGTCGCCGCATCCGCGAGGTCGCTATCGACGAGCGGATCGAACTCGACAAGAACCGATCTGGCTTCTGCTGGATCGGGCTCAGCGAGCCTTCGGTCAGCGAACTCAGGGCGCTTCAGGCGACCTACAATCTGCATCCATTGGCGATCGATAACGCGATGCACCCGATGTGCCCGCCGAAGCTCGAAGTCTATAACGGCGAGCTTTACGTCGTCGCTCAGACGGCCGAGCTGGTCGGGGACCGCATACGCTACGGCAAGACGGCGATCTTCACTGGTCACAACCATCTGATCACCGTGCGTCACGGCAACGCCGGAGCGCTCGGCAATCTTCGCGAGCAGCTTGAGGGTTCGCCTGCTCAGTTTGGTAAGGGTGTCGATTACGTCCTGCACGCCATCCTTCACCGCATCGTCGATCAGTATCTGCCGATCTTCGAAATGATCGAAGACGACGTCCTCGCGATGGAGAGGCGATCGCTCGACGACTTCCTGGGGCGGGAGGAGGTCGCGCGCATCTTCGGCTTGCGGTGCGAATTGACCCGTTTCCAGCGAACCCTTGGCGCTATGGCGGAACTGGTGCGCAAGCTTGTTCGCGGACATTTCCCGTGTATCAGCGCTGAGGTGCGGCCGTATTTCAACGACGTTGCCGACCACGTCGACCGCGTCCAGTCCATGGTCGATGGCCTCCTCCAGGTGCTGTCCACGGTCTTCGAATTCAGCAGCCTTCTCGAGGCGCAAAGGACAGGCGTCATCACACGCCAACTCGCTGCATGGGCGGCGATACTCGCGGTCCCTACGGCTATCGCGGGGATATATGGAATGAACTTCAGGAACATGCCGGAGCTGGACACAGCGTACGGCTACTTCGTCGTGCTCGGCCTGATGCTGACGTTCTGTCTTTTCCTGTTCGTCCGCTTCAAGCGAGCCAAGTGGCTGTGA